In Falco naumanni isolate bFalNau1 chromosome 16, bFalNau1.pat, whole genome shotgun sequence, a single window of DNA contains:
- the VPS11 gene encoding vacuolar protein sorting-associated protein 11 homolog isoform X1 encodes MAAYLQWRRFVFFDRETVKEPAGPDGAGGAPFALPPGIAVCDSGRGNLVFGDMEGQIWFLPRSLQLSSFQAYKLRVTHLYQLKQHSILVSIGEDEEGINPLVKVWNLEKRDGGNPLCTRIFPAIPGNKPTVVSCLTVHENLNFMAIGFADGSVVLTKGDITRDRHSKTQILHEGSYPVTGLAFRQSGKTAHLFVVTTENIQSYMLSVKDYTRLELDTHGCGLRCSALSDPSQDLQFIVAGNECVYLYQPDERGPCFAFEGQKLIVHWYRGYLIIVSKDRKTSPKSEFAGNEAQNSDKQVLNIYDLCNKFIAYSSIFDDIVDVLAEWGSLYVLTRDGKIHVLQEKDTQTKLEMLFRKNLFEMAINLAKSHHLDSDGLSEIFRQYGDHLYNKGNHDGAIQQYIRTIGKLEPSYVIRKFLDAQRIHNLTAYLQTLHLQSLANADHTTLLLNCYTKLKDSSKLEEFIKTSESEVRFDVETAIKVLRQAGYYSHAVYLAEKHMHHEWYLKIQLEDIKNYQEALCYIGKLPFDQAESNMKRYGKTLMHHVPNETTELLKNLCTDYRPSGDNGGPGMLEGKKANSEEFIPVFANNSRELKAFLEHMTEVQADSPQGVYDTLLELRLQNWAHEQDEQIKEKLHNEALTLLKSGRFKTVFDKALVLCQMHNFKDGVLYLYEQGKLFQQIMHYHMQNEQYKKVIEVCELYGDQEACLWEQALGYFARKEEDCKEYIAAVLKHIENKNLMPPLLVVQTLAHNSTATLSVIKDYLVSKLQKQSRQIEQDDQRIQKYREETTRIRQEIEELKASPKIFQKTKCSICASALELPSVHFLCGHSFHQHCFESYSESDSECPTCMPENRKVMDMIRAQEQKRDLHDQFQHQLKCSNDGFSVVADYFGRGVFNKLTLITDLPSGKAATTIEAGLQRELLIHTKHSA; translated from the exons ATGGCCGCCTACCTGCAGTGGCGGCGCTTCGTGTTCTTTGACAGGGAGACGGTGAAGGAGCCGGCAGGGCCGGAtggggccggcggggcgccTTTCGCGCTGCCCCCGGGCATCGCCGTCTGCGACTCCGGACGGGGAAACCTGGTGTTCGGGG ATATGGAAGGTCAGATTTGGTTTTTGCCTCGCTCCCTGCAACTCAGTAGCTTCCAGGCTTACAAACTAAGGGTGACGCATCTGTAccagctgaagcagcacagTATCTTGGTTTCCATCGGTGAGGATGAAGAGGGCATTAACCCCTTG GTTAAAGTCTGGAACCTGGAGAAACGAGATGGTGGCAATCCTCTTTGCACACGAATTTTTCCGGCCATACCAGGTAACAAGCCCACAGTTGTATCCTGCCTGACTGTCCATGAGAATCTTAATTTCATGGCTATTG GTTTTGCAGATGGGAGTGTTGTACTTACTAAAGGAGACATCACTCGAGACCGGCATAGCAAGACCCAGATCCTTCATGAAGGCAGTTACCCGGTTACGGGCCTTGCTTTCCGACAGTCTGGCAAAACAGCACATCTGTTTGTGGTGACGACAGAGAACATTCAG TCTTACATGCTTTCAGTGAAAGACTATACTCGCCTGGAGCTGGACACTCACGGTTGTGGATTGCGCTGTTCAGCTCTCAGTGACCCCTCCCAGGATCTCCAGTTCATTGTGGCAGGAAATGAGTGTGTGTACCTTTATCAACCAGATGAACGTGGCCCCTGCTTTGCCTTCGAGGGACAGAAGCTCATTGTTCACTGGTATCGGGGGTACCTCATCATTGTCTCCAAGGACCGAAAGACGTCTCCAAA GTCAGAGTTTGCTGGGAATGAGGCACAGAATTCGGACAAACAAGTCCTGAATATCTACGACTTGTGCAACAAATTCATTGCATATAGCTCAATCTTTGATGATATAGTGGATGTCTTAGCAGAGTGGGGTTCTCTGTATGTCCTGACCAGAGATGGGAAGATTCACGTACTGCAGGAGAAGGATACACAAACCAAACTTGAG ATGTTATTCAGAAAGAACTTATTTGAAATGGCCATTAACCTGGCCAAGAGCCACCACTTGGACAGTGATGGTTTGTCAGAGATTTTCCGACAGTATGGTGATCATCTGTACAACAAGGGGAACCACGATGGAGCCATCCAGCAGTATATCCG CACTATAGGCAAGCTGGAACCATCTTACGTTATTCGGAAATTCCTGGACGCTCAGCGTATCCACAACCTCACTGCTTATCTGCAGACACTCCATCTGCAGTCCCTGGCCAATGCAGACCATACTACACTTCTGCTGAATTGCTATACCAAACTCAAAGACAGCTCCAAACTGGAAGAGTTCATTAAG ACGAGTGAGAGTGAGGTCCGCTTTGATGTGGAAACGGCAATCAAGGTGCTTCGTCAAGCAGGTTACTACTCCCATGCTGTGTACCTGGCAGAGAAGCACATGCATCATGAATGGTACCTCAAAATCCAGCTAGAGGACATCAAG AACTACCAAGAGGCTTTGTGCTACATTGGAAAGCTGCCTTTTGATCAGGCAGAGAGTAACATGAAGCGGTATGGTAAAACCCTAATGCACCATGTCCCTAATGAGACCACAGAATTGCTGAAGAACCTTTGCACTGATTACCGGCCATCAGGAGACAATGGAGGCCCTGGGatgttggaaggaaaaaag GCTAATTCAGAGGAGTTCATTCCGGTCTTTGCAAACAACTCCCGAGAACTGAAGGCTTTTCTGGAGCATATGACTGAGGTGCAAGCTGACTCTCCACAGGGTGTCTATGACACTTTACTGGAACTTCGACTCCAGAACTGGGCGCATGAACAAGACGAGCAG ATCAAGGAGAAGCTGCACAATGAAGCCCTCACGCTCCTGAAGAGTGGAAGGTTCAAAACAGTCTTTGATAAGGCCTTGGTGTTATGTCAGATGCACAATTTCAAGGATGGTGTCCTCTACCTCTATGAGCAGGGCAAACT TTTCCAACAGATTATGCACTACCACATGCAGAATGAGCAGTACAAGAAGGTGATCGAGGTGTGCGAGTTGTATGGAGACCAAGAGGCTTGTCTGTGGGAACAGGCTCTTGGCTACTTTGCACGGAAGGAGGAGGACTGCAAAGAGTATATTGCTGCGGTGCTGAAACACATTGAGAACAAGAATCTTATGCCTCCGCTGCTTG TTGTGCAGACTCTGGCTCATAACTCCACAGCCACACTGTCTGTGATTAAGGATTACCTTGTCagcaagctgcagaaacagagcCGACAGATAGAGCAGGATGATCAGAGAATTCAGAAATACCGAGAAGAAACTACAAGGATCCGCCAGGAGATTGAAGAGCTAAAAGCGAG TCCCAAGATCTTTCAGAAGACCAAGTGTAGTATTTGTGCTAGTGCCCTGGAGCTGCCTTCTGTCCACTTCCTGTGCGGTCACTCCTTCCACCAGCATTGCTTTGAAAGCTACTCTGAGAGTGATTCAGAATGTCCTACTTGCATGCCAGAAAATCGCAAAGTGATGGACATGATCCGAGCCCAGGAGCAGAAGAGAGATCTGCACGACCAGTTTCAGCATCAG CTCAAATGTTCCAACGACGGCTTCTCTGTTGTTGCCGACTACTTCGGTCGAGGTGTCTTCAACAAGCTCACCCTCATCACGGACTTGCCCTCGGGGAAGGCAGCGACCACCATCGAGGCCGGCCTGCAACGGGAGCTGCTCATCCACACCAAGCACAGCGCCTGA
- the VPS11 gene encoding vacuolar protein sorting-associated protein 11 homolog isoform X2, translated as MAAYLQWRRFVFFDRETVKEPAGPDGAGGAPFALPPGIAVCDSGRGNLVFGDMEGQIWFLPRSLQLSSFQAYKLRVTHLYQLKQHSILVSIGEDEEGINPLVKVWNLEKRDGGNPLCTRIFPAIPGNKPTVVSCLTVHENLNFMAIGFADGSVVLTKGDITRDRHSKTQILHEGSYPVTGLAFRQSGKTAHLFVVTTENIQSYMLSVKDYTRLELDTHGCGLRCSALSDPSQDLQFIVAGNECVYLYQPDERGPCFAFEGQKLIVHWYRGYLIIVSKDRKTSPKSEFAGNEAQNSDKQVLNIYDLCNKFIAYSSIFDDIVDVLAEWGSLYVLTRDGKIHVLQEKDTQTKLEMLFRKNLFEMAINLAKSHHLDSDGLSEIFRQYGDHLYNKGNHDGAIQQYIRTIGKLEPSYVIRKFLDAQRIHNLTAYLQTLHLQSLANADHTTLLLNCYTKLKDSSKLEEFIKTSESEVRFDVETAIKVLRQAGYYSHAVYLAEKHMHHEWYLKIQLEDIKNYQEALCYIGKLPFDQAESNMKRYGKTLMHHVPNETTELLKNLCTDYRPSGDNGGPGMLEGKKANSEEFIPVFANNSRELKAFLEHMTEVQADSPQGVYDTLLELRLQNWAHEQDEQIKEKLHNEALTLLKSGRFKTVFDKALVLCQMHNFKDGVLYLYEQGKLFQQIMHYHMQNEQYKKVIEVCELYGDQEACLWEQALGYFARKEEDCKEYIAAVLKHIENKNLMPPLLGNNDSCADSGS; from the exons ATGGCCGCCTACCTGCAGTGGCGGCGCTTCGTGTTCTTTGACAGGGAGACGGTGAAGGAGCCGGCAGGGCCGGAtggggccggcggggcgccTTTCGCGCTGCCCCCGGGCATCGCCGTCTGCGACTCCGGACGGGGAAACCTGGTGTTCGGGG ATATGGAAGGTCAGATTTGGTTTTTGCCTCGCTCCCTGCAACTCAGTAGCTTCCAGGCTTACAAACTAAGGGTGACGCATCTGTAccagctgaagcagcacagTATCTTGGTTTCCATCGGTGAGGATGAAGAGGGCATTAACCCCTTG GTTAAAGTCTGGAACCTGGAGAAACGAGATGGTGGCAATCCTCTTTGCACACGAATTTTTCCGGCCATACCAGGTAACAAGCCCACAGTTGTATCCTGCCTGACTGTCCATGAGAATCTTAATTTCATGGCTATTG GTTTTGCAGATGGGAGTGTTGTACTTACTAAAGGAGACATCACTCGAGACCGGCATAGCAAGACCCAGATCCTTCATGAAGGCAGTTACCCGGTTACGGGCCTTGCTTTCCGACAGTCTGGCAAAACAGCACATCTGTTTGTGGTGACGACAGAGAACATTCAG TCTTACATGCTTTCAGTGAAAGACTATACTCGCCTGGAGCTGGACACTCACGGTTGTGGATTGCGCTGTTCAGCTCTCAGTGACCCCTCCCAGGATCTCCAGTTCATTGTGGCAGGAAATGAGTGTGTGTACCTTTATCAACCAGATGAACGTGGCCCCTGCTTTGCCTTCGAGGGACAGAAGCTCATTGTTCACTGGTATCGGGGGTACCTCATCATTGTCTCCAAGGACCGAAAGACGTCTCCAAA GTCAGAGTTTGCTGGGAATGAGGCACAGAATTCGGACAAACAAGTCCTGAATATCTACGACTTGTGCAACAAATTCATTGCATATAGCTCAATCTTTGATGATATAGTGGATGTCTTAGCAGAGTGGGGTTCTCTGTATGTCCTGACCAGAGATGGGAAGATTCACGTACTGCAGGAGAAGGATACACAAACCAAACTTGAG ATGTTATTCAGAAAGAACTTATTTGAAATGGCCATTAACCTGGCCAAGAGCCACCACTTGGACAGTGATGGTTTGTCAGAGATTTTCCGACAGTATGGTGATCATCTGTACAACAAGGGGAACCACGATGGAGCCATCCAGCAGTATATCCG CACTATAGGCAAGCTGGAACCATCTTACGTTATTCGGAAATTCCTGGACGCTCAGCGTATCCACAACCTCACTGCTTATCTGCAGACACTCCATCTGCAGTCCCTGGCCAATGCAGACCATACTACACTTCTGCTGAATTGCTATACCAAACTCAAAGACAGCTCCAAACTGGAAGAGTTCATTAAG ACGAGTGAGAGTGAGGTCCGCTTTGATGTGGAAACGGCAATCAAGGTGCTTCGTCAAGCAGGTTACTACTCCCATGCTGTGTACCTGGCAGAGAAGCACATGCATCATGAATGGTACCTCAAAATCCAGCTAGAGGACATCAAG AACTACCAAGAGGCTTTGTGCTACATTGGAAAGCTGCCTTTTGATCAGGCAGAGAGTAACATGAAGCGGTATGGTAAAACCCTAATGCACCATGTCCCTAATGAGACCACAGAATTGCTGAAGAACCTTTGCACTGATTACCGGCCATCAGGAGACAATGGAGGCCCTGGGatgttggaaggaaaaaag GCTAATTCAGAGGAGTTCATTCCGGTCTTTGCAAACAACTCCCGAGAACTGAAGGCTTTTCTGGAGCATATGACTGAGGTGCAAGCTGACTCTCCACAGGGTGTCTATGACACTTTACTGGAACTTCGACTCCAGAACTGGGCGCATGAACAAGACGAGCAG ATCAAGGAGAAGCTGCACAATGAAGCCCTCACGCTCCTGAAGAGTGGAAGGTTCAAAACAGTCTTTGATAAGGCCTTGGTGTTATGTCAGATGCACAATTTCAAGGATGGTGTCCTCTACCTCTATGAGCAGGGCAAACT TTTCCAACAGATTATGCACTACCACATGCAGAATGAGCAGTACAAGAAGGTGATCGAGGTGTGCGAGTTGTATGGAGACCAAGAGGCTTGTCTGTGGGAACAGGCTCTTGGCTACTTTGCACGGAAGGAGGAGGACTGCAAAGAGTATATTGCTGCGGTGCTGAAACACATTGAGAACAAGAATCTTATGCCTCCGCTGCTTGGTAATAATGACAG TTGTGCAGACTCTGGCTCATAA
- the DDX6 gene encoding probable ATP-dependent RNA helicase DDX6, whose product MSTARTENPVIMGLSSQNGQLRGPVKPSGGPGGGGTQTQQQMNQLKNANTINNGTQQQAQSMTTAIKPGDDWKKTLKLPPKDLRIKTSDVTSTKGNEFEDYCLKRELLMGIFEMGWEKPSPIQEESIPIALSGRDILARAKNGTGKSGAYLIPLLERLDLKKDNIQAMVIVPTRELALQVSQICIQVSKHMGGAKVMATTGGTNLRDDIMRLDDTVHVVIATPGRILDLIKKGVAKVEHVQMIVLDEADKLLSQDFVQIMEDIILTLPKNRQILLYSATFPLSVQKFMNSHLQKPYEINLMEELTLKGVTQYYAYVTERQKVHCLNTLFSRLQINQSIIFCNSSQRVELLAKKISQLGYSCFYIHAKMRQEHRNRVFHDFRNGLCRNLVCTDLFTRGIDIQAVNVVINFDFPKLAETYLHRIGRSGRFGHLGLAINLITYDDRFNLKSIEEQLGTEIKPIPSNIDKSLYVAEYHSEPVEDEKQ is encoded by the exons atgagcACGGCCAGAACAGAGAACCCTGTTATAATGGGTCTATCCAGTCAGAATGGGCAGTTGAGAGGCCCTGTAAAACCCAGCGGGGGCCCAGGAGGTGGAGGCACACAAACTCAGCAACAGATGAACCAGCTGAAAAATGCCAACACAATCAATAATGGCACTCAACAGCAAGCACAGAGTATGACCACCGCTATTAA ACCTGGTGATGACTGGAAGAAGACTTTAAAACTCCCTCCAAAGGATTTGAGAATCAAAACTTCG GACGTGACCTCCACAAAAGGAAACGAGTTTGAAGATTACTGTTTGAAACGGGAGTTGCTGATGGGAATTTTTGAAATGGGCTGGGAAAAACCATCTCCTATTCAG GAGGAGAGCATCCCCATTGCTTTATCTGGTAGGGATATCTTGGCTAGAGCGAAAAATGGAACAGGCAAGAGTGGAGCCTACCTCATTCCTTTACTTGAACGGCTAGACTTAAAGAAGGACAATATACAAG CAATGGTGATTGTTCCCACCCGTGAACTAGCCCTGCAGGTCAGTCAAATCTGTATCCAAGTCAGCAAACACATGGGAGGTGCCAAAGTGATGGCAACAACGGGAGGAACCAATTTGCGAGATGACATAATGCGGCTTGATGATACAG TGCATGTGGTGATAGCTACCCCTGGGAGAATTCTCGATCTCATCAAGAAAGGAGTAGCAAAAGTTGAGCATGTCCAGATGATAGTATTGGATGAG GCAGATAAGTTGCTGTCTCAAGATTTTGTTCAAATAATGGAAGACATTATTCTGACGCTACCTAAAAACAGACAGATTTTGCTCTACTCAGCCACTTTCCCTTTGAGTGTACAGAAGTTCATG aattccCATTTGCAGAAGCCCTATGAGATTAATCTGATGGAAGAGCTGACCTTGAAGGGAGTTACCCAGTACTATGCCTATGTAACTGAACGTCAGAAAGTACACTGCCTCAATACGCTGTTTTCCAGG CTCCAGATTAACCAGTCGATCATTTTCTGCAACTCCTCTCAACGGGTTGAATTGCTAGCCAAAAAGATCTCCCAGCTGGGCTATTCCTGCTTCTATATCCATGCTAAAATGAGGCAG GAGCATCGCAATCGTGTGTTCCACGATTTCCGAAATGGCTTATGCCGCAATCTTGTTTGCACTG ATCTGTTTACCCGAGGTATTGATATTCAGGCTGTGAATGTGGTGATAAACTTTGATTTCCCAAAGCTGGCAGAGACTTACCTCCATCGTATTGGCAGATCAG GTCGCTTTGGTCATCTTGGCCTGGCCATCAACTTGATCACCTATGATGATCGATTCAACCTGAAAAGTATTGAGGAGCAGTTGGGAACTGAAATTAAACCCATACCAAGCAACATTGACAAGAGCCTGTATGTGGCAGAATACCACAGTGAACCTGTAGAAGATGAGAAACAGTAA